Genomic segment of Plasmodium vinckei vinckei genome assembly, chromosome: PVVCY_10:
gacTCAAATGAAGATGGAAATGATGGATATAAAAAGGGTAGAAACAATGGAAATGcaaattatcaaaataataaaattgttagCAGCATGAATGATAACCGAAATTtacattataaaaataaaaagaaagaaccaacttataataaaaaagagagTATACCAGccatttttgtaaataacataattttAGAACCTAAAGTAGATGTAATTGAAAAAAGAGaatctattattattaaaaattatgaggaattcataaataataatttaaactTTAATGAAAGCATAAAAGAACTTTGTGAAAATGTTGTATCGGAAAATAGTAGTGAGGAATCAGTAAATagtatattaaaagaagattataataattatcagaaaaaaaaaaatataaaatataaaaaattatataaatatattaatgagCTTAAAGAATATGTAAGagataaagaaaaacaattagacatgatgaaaaaaaatgaaattgaaTCGAATAGCaatagttttatttttgaaaatgttgTCAAAAAGGATAGTAGTAATGataatgtttttaataatgaaaatgatagttgtaataaaaatggaacaAACAGTTTTCAGGCAAATACTAATAATAGTGATGCTAAGCAAAAGGAAGTAGAATATGAAGCTATGAAAACGGagttaaataaagaaaagaatttattaaagaaattgatagattataaatatttaattattaaaaaacaaatagaaaatgtaaataaaagaaaaacaaaaaaaatgatttataataatgtagATTCAGATGAATATGCAATGTTTAGTGATACAGAATGTAGTAGCAACTATGacgataaaaattatatttttaatgatgactatctaaaaatgaaagatagaaatattaaagaaaaaattaaaaaattagaaacatatttaataatgaaaaaggcatacaaaaaaaatgatgaaggGCATATCCCTGAAATAAATCAcactataaataaaaatactgATGTTTGTTGGAAGTTAGTATATTCAAAAAGAAATGAATCTATGGCAGAGAAATTATCAGATAACGGAAATCCAaacaataattttgaaaatttattaaacactaatatgcaaaaaagtaaaaaaaaagtaacaTCAGACAATGCATCTGACGATGCTGATAATGATACACAAAAGGATGGAAGTAATAAAGATGTGACTAACATGAAAAAGGAAAGTGAAAACAATAGTGCTAACACTGCCAATCCAAATGAACAGGGTGAAAAGATGGAATCTAAATTAAaatcatatttaaataattcaaattcaaaacaaagtaataaatatataactatttttCAATTAGCACAAGATAAACCATATGTTTTAGATCCCCTAATATATGATTCTAAAAAAATCTTAGACAAATATATTCCAATAAATGGTAGATATACTGCAAAAGCTTTAACTAAAATATTAGCATttacaaatgaaaatatattttttccttctaacattatgaatataataagaaaAGTTTATACAATTGAAGAAAGTATTGAATCTTTTGTTTTAACGGGAGGGATGAGCAGAAAATGGGGATTGGGTTTTCAACTATTTGAGTGTGAATATGATGgagaaataaatgaagaatTTGCAatggaaaagaaaaagaaagaaaaaagaaaaagcaGGAAATACAAAACTTCAAGAAAAATTGTGGGGTATGGACAATCTGACTGTTCAGGATGTTTTACTCTTTCATTTCCCGAGATAAACTTATCAATAACCCTATTGCTATCGGACTTGTATAAGGGGGCAGAGGTAAGACCATCCCAACTTTATTCTATCTTATGTTCTATCTTATGTTCTATCTTATGTTCTAACCTTATTATGTCCCAACTtatgttcatttttaaGTATTTCATTTGTgcattcttttattttcaggCTGCGCATTTAATATTGGAGTACGTGTTGAAGTTGTATGGGATAAGACCAAAATGGAAGGTACCGATAAAGGTgtctaatttattaaaagttttataaaaaaatattctttatatatattttagaaTGTGATGTGTGGGGGCACCTTGTATGTTTGACCCGCCTTTTTCATTCACtgcctttttttttgcttttttttgtaattattgattttttttgtttttttgcatttaaaacgtttttataataatacataaataattcatattaaaaaaaaattaaatataagaacataaatatatataaatatttgatttaatttttaaatgcgcaattgtatatttataaagtataagaaaaaataaactagATTGCATATaagtatgtatatatataagtaggaaaactatatataaatatccaCACggtattatatgcataattatgtatatatgggTGTGTGTCTGTGTTTGCTTGATTGTAGGGGGatatagataataatatatttagtgTAACTTTTGCAcgttcaaaaaaaataaataaataaataatttgaacTATGTAAACAAgattgaaaaattatatatgcgcctaaatataattataaacatGCAATGGGCcctatatgaatatataattttccatatatatataataatagtatatatatatatgtaaattatgcatatatacgtaaaaaaaaaaaaaaaaaaacaatttcttataaacaaattttaattaaaaaaaaaatgaaaaatagtaataactaaattaaaacatatatgaatatCAAAATTGTGTGTGTtacattaataatttaatatattccaattaaaattgtgcatattttaaaatcttagtatattttttatgttgttattttttttttttcaactggttttaaaatttgaaatGAACACATTAGTGTCTCGTCAACACTCATCATAGCCCCTGCATTATCAAATTCACCACAATAATTGGGAGCAGAAAATAAAGTAACTAATTGTCTTTTTGcaaaaaattcataacCATCTTCTACAACTTGATGTGCTCTGCATATCAAATCAAGTTCATGCTtccttaaaaaattatgtactACATCTTGTCCAAATGTGAAGGACACACCTCTGTCGTTTTCCCCCCATCCGTTTATCTCCTTTTCGGGGTCTGACCAGAGCAAGTCACACAGTAGGCCTGGCAAAGAAACGtgaaaaatgttaataaatgTTAAGAAATGTTAAGAAATGTTAAGAAATGTTAAGAAGCATGGAAGAAAATGTAAGAAAATGTAAGAAATCACGAGAGAAACCACGAGAGAAATTACCATTGTCGGGGACGTCGGTGGGCCTTGTGATTTTTCGAATTTGctccatattatttaactCGGGTGATAATCCACCATgcatacaaaaaattttttcatcGATTATAGCTGCCACAGGTAAACAGTTGAAGCAGTCTATAAAAGTTTTCCATAGTTTAACACTATACCTCCTTTTGCATTCATCATAAAAACCGTAGATCCTATTTATGGAGGCACATTCATGATTACCCCTTAGtaagaaaaaattttcaggatattttattttatatgctaATAATAGGCAGATAGTCTCTAAGCTTTGCTTCCCTCGATCGACGTAGTCAcctaaaaaggaaaaaaagaTTCGATTCAATATGTTTTTCATGCAGATCCAAGGGTTTgctatttctttttctcaACTGTCATATGTACATACCTAAAAATAGATAGTTGGCATCCGGGGGGAAACCGCCATATTCAAATAATCTTAACAAGTCATAAAATTGGCCATGTATATCtccacatatttttattgggGCTTCTAATTCTAATAATATTGGTTGATTTAAAAAGATTTCTCTACTAGATAagcataaaattttaatttcattttctgtcaaattaacattttttcctGGTCTTGTTCCTCGAACTTCTATTAGTTTAGATATTACATTATCTATATCAATTTCTAATGCCATAATAAAAGTGACTATAagttaaattatttatttttttcgctttccaattatatattgataaatatttttacaggaattttattaatcatTAAGTATGTACAcatgcatatgtatatataaacatatatatgcatacatatatacaatattattaatctaaaatatttgaaacaTAACTTTTATGCATTCCATTtgaaagtaaaaataatatagaagaGTATATGATAGAAATTctgattattttataatatgaatagCATCGCaggtatatattatgtccCCTTATTAGTAATAGCAAATAgtgataatattatataaggGTACTGGGGcttatgtatgtatatataacttCTTGAggtgaattaaaaaatatactcatataatatttctttatgcATGTGAAAttgattataaaaaaattcccaaataaatataataatacaaatttatgtattattataaaacaaaatgtgATATAGTTcgatattaatataatccTAATTTGTTTCTAAATATATCCTATTCTCTTGAAAGAGGCTTCCTTTTTTTACGCATTctaaatttacaaaagtaatacacatatttttttatttggtcATTTTAACTTCTATCCCTTCCTCTTTTTAATGatattgttaatatatatatttcaagctaaaattgttttcttGTGTTTGTTGTATTTCtctatactttttttttttttctgactATGTAATTTCGTAAtgcttatttttgtaatgggtaatttttatattttgtttggCTATAACTACattgaaataattttctaaaataatattatatattttttatactttatatataagctataatttttttttatttatttgtccCTCTTTATATctaaatcaaataatttaaaaaccATGTATCTTAAATCTATAATGAAAAACTGTCAATATGTTATATCCCaattgatataaaaaaaatcttaAACATGtgtcaaaaaaaaaagaacatcaaaaaatgtgtacataattttatgaatattagGAGATATACATTTgctatataatttatacaagtacaaatatttttaatgttgaaacataaaaaaacttAACAAATATGCTagcatattattaaaaaagtaaattatatgtgaaatatatatttatagcataatttatttattgtttattattttttttatttatgcaatataatatacatatgtatttattattattatttattattattttattattattattttattatatatttaattattcatTATAGCTTATAAAAagcaaaacaaaaaatatattgcgtatatgatataaataattatttcacggagataaataaaattaaatatatattttgtatatacttatttatattatgcaatgaagtattataattttaataaaaatactgaaactattttataatatataattaacaaaatttacACACTAAAATGTAtggataaaataaattttata
This window contains:
- a CDS encoding serine/threonine protein phosphatase PP1, putative; the encoded protein is MALEIDIDNVISKLIEVRGTRPGKNVNLTENEIKILCLSSREIFLNQPILLELEAPIKICGDIHGQFYDLLRLFEYGGFPPDANYLFLGDYVDRGKQSLETICLLLAYKIKYPENFFLLRGNHECASINRIYGFYDECKRRYSVKLWKTFIDCFNCLPVAAIIDEKIFCMHGGLSPELNNMEQIRKITRPTDVPDNGLLCDLLWSDPEKEINGWGENDRGVSFTFGQDVVHNFLRKHELDLICRAHQVVEDGYEFFAKRQLVTLFSAPNYCGEFDNAGAMMSVDETLMCSFQILKPVEKKKITT